Genomic segment of Burkholderiales bacterium:
CGCGATCACGGCTTCCGGCATGTTCGGCAAGTAGCCGGCGACGCGGTCGCCGCGGCCCACACCGGCGTTGCGCATCGCTTGCGCAATCCGCGAAACCGTTTCGTAAAGCTGATTGAAGCTGAGCGTGTGCGCGACCTTGTCTTCGCCCCGAAAAACGATGGCGGTTTCATGATCGCGCCGCCGTAGCAGGTTCTGCGCAAAATTCAGACTAGCTTCGGGAAACCATTGCGCGCCGGGCATGGCGGTCCCGTTGCGCAAAACCACATCGCCCTGCTGTTCCGAGACGATGCCGGCAAACGACCACAGCGAGCGCCAGAATTTTTCGGGTTCGGTGACTGACCACGCGTACAAACCGGCGTAATCGTCCATCTGCGCGCCCCAGGTTTCCGTTACCGCGCGCCTGAACGCAGTCATGTTCGCATGCGCGGTACGCTCGGGCGAGGGTCGCCAGATAGGCTGGTTCATTGAACTCAATCCGCGGGCCGCATCTGAGGAAACAGAATCACGTCGCGTATGCTCGGACAATCGGTCAGCAGCATGACGAGGCGGTCGATGCCGATGCCTTCGCCCGCCGTCGGCGGCAAGCCGTATTCAAGCGCGCGGATGTAATCCGCGTCGTAGTGCATGGCTTCGACATCGCCAGCTTCCTTCCGCTGCGCCTGTTCTTGAAAGCGCGCAGCCTGATCTTCGGCGTCGTTCAATTCGGAAAAGCCGTTGGCGATTTCGCGGCCGGCGATAAACAGTTCGAAGCGCTCGGTGATCTGCGGATTGCTGTCGCTGCGGCGCGCCAGCGGCGAGACTTCAGCCGGATAGTCGAGGATGAACGTGGGCTCGAACAGCAGATGCTCCGTCGTTTCCTCGAACAACTTCAATTGCAGCGTAGCGAGTGCATCGTTGCTGCGCGTCGTAAGCTTCAGCGCGCGCAATTCATCGCGCAGGAAACCGGCATCATGCAGCCGCGCCTCGTCGTACCGCGCGTGATATTGCTTGAGCGCATCCAGCATCGTCAGCCTCTGGAACGGCTTGCCGAAATCGATCGTGCGTTGCTGCCAGGGTATCGTCGATGCCCCCACCACCTGTTGGGCGAGTTCGCGCAACAGCGTTTCCGTGAGGTCCATCAAATAGCGATAGTCGCGGTAAGCCTCGTAAAATTCGAGCATCGTAAACTCGGGATTGTGGCGCGTCGAAATCCCTTCGTTGCGGAAGCTGCGGTTGATCTCGAATACTTTCTCGAAGCCGCCGACGACCAGCCGCTTCAGAAACAACTCGGGCGCGATACGCAGGTACAGCCGCATGTCGAGCGCGTTGTGATGCGTGACGAAAGGCCGCGCCGCCGCGCCGCCCGGAATCGAATGCATCATCGGCGTCTCGACTTCGAGATAGCCGCGCGCCACGAAAAATTCGCGCAGCGCCTGCATGATGCGCGAACGCGTGATGAAGGTTTTTTGCGTGGCCTCGTTGGTGATCAGGTCGAGGTAGCGCATACGGTACTTCTGTTCCTGGTCGGTCAGGCCGTGAAATTTTTCCGGCAGCGGTCGTAGCGCCTTGGTCAACAGCCGGATTTCGGAGGCGCGCACCGACAGTTCACCGGTCTTGGTTTTGAACAGCGCGCCGCGCGCCGCGATGATGTCGCCGAGATCGAATTCCTTGAATGCGGCGTGCTCCGCTGCGCCAGTGTGATCGTCGCTGATGTAGAGCTGGATGCGCCCGCTCATGTCCTGCAGGGTCGCGAAGCTCGCCTTGCCCATCACGCGTTTCAATACCAGGCGCCCGGCGACGCTGCCAGCGATCGCGGCTGCCTCGAGTTCCTGTTTTGATTTTTCGCCATGCGCGTTTTGCAAATCGGCGGCCAGATTTTCGCGCACAAAATCGTTGGGGAAGGCAATGCCCTGTTCGCGCCGCGCGCGCAGCTTGGCGCGG
This window contains:
- a CDS encoding AMP-binding protein produces the protein MNQPIWRPSPERTAHANMTAFRRAVTETWGAQMDDYAGLYAWSVTEPEKFWRSLWSFAGIVSEQQGDVVLRNGTAMPGAQWFPEASLNFAQNLLRRRDHETAIVFRGEDKVAHTLSFNQLYETVSRIAQAMRNAGVGRGDRVAGYLPNMPEAVIA
- the lysS gene encoding lysine--tRNA ligase; amino-acid sequence: MQTPASPPLTESAADENQIVAERRAKLRARREQGIAFPNDFVRENLAADLQNAHGEKSKQELEAAAIAGSVAGRLVLKRVMGKASFATLQDMSGRIQLYISDDHTGAAEHAAFKEFDLGDIIAARGALFKTKTGELSVRASEIRLLTKALRPLPEKFHGLTDQEQKYRMRYLDLITNEATQKTFITRSRIMQALREFFVARGYLEVETPMMHSIPGGAAARPFVTHHNALDMRLYLRIAPELFLKRLVVGGFEKVFEINRSFRNEGISTRHNPEFTMLEFYEAYRDYRYLMDLTETLLRELAQQVVGASTIPWQQRTIDFGKPFQRLTMLDALKQYHARYDEARLHDAGFLRDELRALKLTTRSNDALATLQLKLFEETTEHLLFEPTFILDYPAEVSPLARRSDSNPQITERFELFIAGREIANGFSELNDAEDQAARFQEQAQRKEAGDVEAMHYDADYIRALEYGLPPTAGEGIGIDRLVMLLTDCPSIRDVILFPQMRPAD